One Rubripirellula amarantea DNA segment encodes these proteins:
- the rplJ gene encoding 50S ribosomal protein L10: protein MSKYVKELVTRDIKRRLEGVEDAVVVSCVGMDANTTNELRGELEKKDIHMLVVKNTLARRATEGSQIHGAFEGAAGQVSVCWGASDFVSLVKEIVKLDKDKEKYEKFVAGGGVMDGEKLDAEGLKAVSKWPNREEQISMLVGQILGPGSQLSAALLGPGKMLNSQIKKKGEGDE from the coding sequence ATGAGTAAATACGTCAAAGAACTAGTGACTCGCGATATCAAGCGTCGACTCGAAGGAGTCGAAGATGCGGTCGTGGTCTCATGCGTCGGAATGGACGCAAACACCACGAATGAACTTCGCGGTGAACTGGAAAAGAAAGACATCCACATGTTGGTTGTCAAGAACACACTGGCTCGTCGGGCAACCGAAGGCTCGCAAATCCACGGTGCTTTTGAAGGTGCCGCCGGCCAAGTGAGTGTTTGCTGGGGTGCATCGGACTTTGTTTCGCTTGTCAAGGAAATCGTCAAGCTCGACAAAGACAAAGAAAAGTACGAGAAGTTCGTCGCCGGTGGCGGCGTCATGGATGGCGAAAAACTTGATGCCGAGGGCCTTAAAGCCGTCAGCAAGTGGCCTAACCGCGAAGAACAAATCTCGATGCTTGTTGGACAAATTCTCGGACCTGGATCGCAGCTTTCAGCGGCGCTTCTCGGCCCTGGCAAGATGCTCAACAGCCAGATCAAGAAAAAAGGCGAGGGCGACGAGTAG
- the rplL gene encoding 50S ribosomal protein L7/L12: MSEETAVAEYSAEAKTMGDKIAEMTLKQAKELSDYLKDVHGIEPAAGGGVVMAAAGGGDGGGDAAAEQTEFDVILTSFGDNKLNVVKVVKNLTGASLMEAKKMVEGVPAKLKEQASKEDAEKVKKEIEEAGGSVELK; the protein is encoded by the coding sequence ATGTCCGAAGAAACCGCCGTCGCCGAATACAGCGCCGAAGCAAAAACCATGGGCGACAAGATCGCCGAAATGACCCTTAAGCAAGCCAAAGAGCTTAGCGATTACCTGAAGGATGTTCACGGCATCGAACCCGCTGCTGGCGGTGGAGTTGTCATGGCCGCTGCAGGTGGTGGCGATGGTGGCGGAGACGCTGCTGCTGAGCAAACCGAGTTTGACGTTATTCTGACCAGCTTCGGCGACAACAAGCTGAACGTGGTTAAGGTCGTTAAGAACTTGACCGGTGCTTCGCTGATGGAAGCTAAGAAGATGGTCGAAGGCGTTCCTGCGAAGCTCAAAGAACAAGCTTCCAAGGAAGACGCTGAAAAGGTCAAGAAGGAAATCGAAGAAGCTGGTGGTTCGGTCGAACTCAAGTAG
- a CDS encoding Trm112 family protein: MRPSVAQHSIPEKLLAMLQSPTESGNGPFRQADAALIERINHAIAEGNGDIRDGFDQRVQVPIEGGIVSGNQLYPVRNRTLCLVAGDAIQIR, from the coding sequence ATGCGGCCCAGCGTTGCCCAACACTCGATTCCAGAAAAACTGCTCGCAATGCTTCAAAGCCCGACGGAGTCAGGTAACGGTCCGTTTCGGCAAGCGGATGCTGCTTTGATTGAACGAATCAACCATGCGATCGCGGAGGGCAATGGCGACATCCGAGATGGATTCGACCAAAGAGTTCAGGTGCCAATCGAAGGCGGTATCGTGTCGGGAAACCAACTGTACCCCGTCCGAAACCGCACCTTGTGCCTGGTTGCGGGCGACGCAATCCAGATCCGCTAG
- the proC gene encoding pyrroline-5-carboxylate reductase, translated as MTARHTSATANSWTIIGGGQMGRALVGGMLASDVVQADQIKVVEPNAESQAWWAANQPGVALTELASAVPASSAVLIAVKPNVVSKVLDQPNGFWDGKLVVSIAAGVSLETLSAGAGHGRVVRVMPNTPSLVGAGASAYCVGSEVTQPDRQTIDTLLGAVGLAVEVEQSQMDAVTGLSGSGPAYVCLIIEALADGGVASGLPRSLAMKLATQTVLGTAQMIQQTGRHPAELKDAVASPGGTTIAGLNALEQNGVRGGLIAAVNAATARSKELG; from the coding sequence ATGACTGCTAGACACACCTCGGCCACTGCAAATTCCTGGACAATCATCGGCGGAGGTCAAATGGGACGGGCTCTGGTGGGCGGAATGCTCGCCAGTGATGTGGTTCAGGCGGACCAAATTAAGGTCGTCGAACCTAATGCCGAAAGCCAAGCGTGGTGGGCCGCCAATCAGCCCGGCGTCGCTCTGACAGAGCTCGCTTCAGCTGTGCCGGCTTCTAGTGCGGTTCTGATCGCCGTCAAGCCAAATGTGGTGTCGAAAGTCCTCGACCAACCCAACGGTTTTTGGGACGGCAAACTTGTTGTTTCAATCGCCGCAGGTGTGAGTTTGGAAACTCTATCCGCCGGAGCCGGCCACGGACGGGTTGTGCGCGTCATGCCCAACACGCCCAGTCTCGTTGGTGCCGGTGCCAGTGCCTATTGCGTAGGATCCGAGGTGACTCAGCCCGACCGCCAAACGATCGACACGCTGCTGGGCGCGGTAGGGCTCGCCGTTGAAGTTGAACAGTCGCAAATGGATGCCGTGACGGGGCTCAGTGGATCCGGTCCCGCGTACGTTTGTTTGATCATTGAAGCGTTGGCCGATGGCGGTGTTGCATCTGGTTTGCCTCGATCTTTGGCCATGAAATTGGCGACGCAGACTGTTTTGGGGACGGCGCAGATGATTCAGCAAACCGGTCGTCATCCCGCAGAACTAAAGGATGCAGTCGCTAGCCCTGGCGGAACAACCATTGCCGGACTTAACGCTCTTGAACAGAATGGGGTTCGGGGTGGTTTGATTGCGGCGGTAAACGCAGCGACCGCTCGTAGCAAAGAGCTCGGTTGA
- the argB gene encoding acetylglutamate kinase, with amino-acid sequence MEEAIGKANTLIEAMGWIRRFRGKTTVIKLGGSLLDDENALMHILLDVIFMESVGMKPVIVHGGGKAINRALAESGIEPNFVRGRRVTDAPTLKVVEKVLAGELNVFITDEIERLGGRAMNLSFTTTNVLFGEKLPTEEDEDLGFVGHVTRVDRSVIEGLSYTDQVPVIPSMCEGEDGQRYNVNADTAAMAVAQALGAEKLVFLSDVNGVRRDKDDPKTIIDSLSAEEARSLIKEGVINGGMIPKVEACLETLDRGVRKVHIVDGAVRHSLLLEIFTTSGVGTEIHA; translated from the coding sequence GTGGAAGAAGCTATCGGCAAAGCCAACACGCTCATCGAAGCCATGGGCTGGATTCGTCGCTTTCGCGGCAAGACCACGGTCATCAAACTCGGCGGTAGCCTGCTCGATGACGAAAATGCACTCATGCATATCTTGCTCGATGTGATTTTCATGGAATCGGTCGGCATGAAACCGGTCATCGTCCACGGTGGTGGAAAGGCGATTAACCGAGCTTTGGCCGAATCGGGCATCGAGCCAAACTTCGTTCGAGGTCGCCGCGTCACGGATGCTCCCACGTTGAAGGTGGTCGAAAAAGTTCTCGCCGGTGAACTGAACGTCTTTATTACCGATGAGATCGAGCGACTCGGCGGCCGTGCTATGAATCTCTCATTCACGACCACCAATGTCCTGTTCGGTGAAAAGTTACCCACCGAGGAAGATGAAGACCTTGGCTTTGTCGGACATGTCACACGAGTCGACCGAAGCGTAATCGAGGGATTGTCTTACACCGATCAAGTCCCCGTCATTCCGTCGATGTGCGAGGGCGAAGACGGACAAAGGTACAACGTGAATGCAGACACCGCCGCCATGGCCGTCGCTCAGGCGCTAGGTGCCGAGAAGCTTGTTTTCCTTTCTGATGTCAACGGTGTGCGACGCGATAAGGACGACCCGAAGACGATTATCGATTCGCTTTCTGCAGAAGAAGCGAGAAGCTTGATTAAGGAAGGCGTGATCAATGGCGGAATGATTCCAAAGGTCGAAGCCTGTTTGGAAACCCTCGATCGTGGAGTCCGCAAGGTTCACATCGTCGATGGTGCCGTACGCCATTCGCTGCTGCTGGAGATCTTTACGACCAGCGGAGTCGGGACTGAGATTCACGCGTAG
- a CDS encoding aminotransferase class III-fold pyridoxal phosphate-dependent enzyme: MDPNKEDIPEDDDLSEEQWDGEDDEEEYEEGEDEDGEDDDDQEEDDDDDQDVDDELEDVEVEDVEVEDAVDQEAPVLQRDASINQDEIVYESTSATLVDSEPSDIDEDSDAAITESVSPSYQDEPFALPVFKRAEFGGDPAGLLRSGADGLELIDALAGRVSIFGLDTKTIRSAIKKRLDKDLGDALNRFAADEPNDIANLISQCNASSSNAIFDSAAVYPSSELALEAILAASRMRDQGARYRTIAMVGSDHGRTGMCRTASGISELRSGFGPMMAGFDHVPVGDLNAVESAINEQTGCILISPIRLLDAARPVTQDYLEGVRMLCDEHGLLLIVDESQLVFGSTGEALVSSSIADINIDAAILSAGLLGGLDGGLLLTSAETTRFTSQQRSCCPIETTAIEATLYEYLDRELVSSAANRAHEMAVSIAQRVAGYEFVRDVIPMGTSLGIETDLDSEVLAAHCMHFGVYVETAGETAIRMSLPITLEPDDLNTLLDRLSNVFEASEKYQPIPT; encoded by the coding sequence ATGGACCCGAATAAAGAAGACATTCCGGAAGACGACGATCTTTCGGAAGAGCAGTGGGACGGTGAAGACGACGAAGAAGAGTACGAAGAAGGTGAGGACGAGGATGGTGAGGACGACGATGACCAGGAAGAAGATGATGATGATGATCAGGATGTCGACGACGAATTAGAAGACGTAGAGGTAGAGGACGTAGAAGTAGAAGACGCCGTCGATCAGGAAGCGCCGGTCCTGCAGCGAGATGCGTCTATCAACCAGGACGAAATTGTTTACGAATCGACTTCGGCTACGCTCGTCGACTCGGAACCGAGTGATATCGACGAAGATTCCGATGCTGCAATCACCGAGTCGGTTTCGCCGTCATACCAGGACGAACCATTTGCGTTGCCTGTGTTCAAGCGAGCCGAATTTGGTGGCGATCCCGCTGGTCTTCTTCGTAGCGGTGCCGATGGCCTCGAACTGATCGACGCTCTTGCCGGCCGAGTGAGCATTTTCGGCTTGGACACCAAGACCATTCGATCGGCGATCAAGAAACGTCTCGACAAAGACCTTGGCGATGCATTGAATCGTTTTGCTGCCGATGAACCCAACGACATCGCGAACCTAATTAGTCAGTGCAACGCTTCATCGTCCAATGCGATTTTCGATTCCGCTGCCGTTTACCCTTCGTCGGAACTCGCACTCGAAGCAATCTTGGCTGCCTCACGAATGCGGGACCAAGGTGCCCGTTACCGAACGATCGCGATGGTAGGCAGCGATCATGGCCGAACTGGAATGTGCCGCACCGCCAGTGGCATCTCGGAACTCCGTTCCGGATTTGGTCCCATGATGGCAGGCTTTGACCACGTTCCCGTAGGCGATCTCAACGCGGTGGAATCGGCGATCAACGAGCAAACGGGTTGCATCTTAATCAGCCCGATTCGGCTTCTCGACGCCGCGCGTCCCGTCACTCAGGATTACCTTGAGGGTGTTCGCATGCTTTGCGATGAACATGGGCTGCTATTAATCGTCGACGAATCCCAATTGGTTTTCGGCAGTACTGGCGAAGCCTTAGTTAGCTCTTCGATCGCTGACATTAATATCGATGCGGCAATCTTGTCGGCTGGGTTACTAGGCGGACTTGACGGCGGATTGCTGCTGACATCGGCAGAGACCACGCGGTTTACTTCGCAACAACGTTCATGCTGTCCCATAGAAACAACAGCCATCGAGGCGACACTATATGAATATCTCGACCGAGAATTGGTGTCCAGCGCTGCGAACCGAGCGCACGAAATGGCCGTCTCTATTGCTCAACGTGTCGCGGGCTACGAGTTTGTTCGCGATGTGATCCCGATGGGAACCTCTCTGGGTATCGAAACAGACTTGGATTCTGAAGTCTTGGCAGCCCACTGCATGCACTTTGGCGTGTACGTTGAAACCGCTGGCGAAACCGCGATTCGAATGTCGCTACCCATCACACTTGAACCTGACGACTTGAACACACTGCTTGATCGACTTTCCAATGTGTTCGAAGCCTCCGAAAAATATCAACCTATCCCAACCTAG
- the argF gene encoding ornithine carbamoyltransferase yields MQHLLSLFDIDTQQLKTILRTSAMLREGLAKGDRPAILQRMVIALLFEKPSLRTRVSFETGIAQLGGSSLFLGEDVGWGKRESPADFTNVLGQFVDAVVCRAKSHDRATQLASFNAVPIINGLTDLCHPCQSLADIATIEQALGTYEDKHVVFVGDGNNVSQSLALICAMLDMRFTLACPPEYEMDADWLTQIEAKYPKAKIVQTNDPTGAVVDADAIYTDVWTSMGQEVEAAQRRKVFADFQVNSKLMAAAPSTARVLHCLPAVRGQEITDDVIDSKQSDVIIQAGNRMHAQKALLVWMLNRAWVDKHVPAS; encoded by the coding sequence ATGCAACATCTGCTGAGTCTCTTTGACATCGACACCCAACAACTTAAGACCATTCTGCGCACGTCGGCGATGCTGCGTGAAGGGTTGGCCAAAGGCGATCGTCCTGCGATTCTGCAGCGGATGGTAATCGCATTGCTGTTTGAAAAACCGAGTCTGCGAACTCGTGTCAGTTTTGAAACTGGAATCGCGCAACTCGGGGGATCAAGCTTGTTCTTGGGCGAAGACGTGGGATGGGGAAAACGGGAATCGCCAGCCGACTTTACCAACGTGCTTGGCCAGTTTGTCGACGCGGTGGTGTGCCGCGCTAAATCCCATGATCGAGCAACCCAGTTGGCGAGTTTCAACGCTGTGCCGATCATTAATGGACTGACTGATCTATGCCATCCTTGTCAATCGCTGGCCGATATAGCAACGATCGAACAGGCATTGGGGACGTACGAAGACAAGCATGTCGTCTTTGTCGGTGACGGCAACAACGTCTCGCAGTCGCTGGCACTGATTTGTGCGATGCTGGACATGCGTTTCACGCTGGCGTGCCCCCCAGAATACGAAATGGATGCTGATTGGCTGACTCAAATCGAAGCAAAGTATCCCAAGGCGAAGATTGTTCAGACCAATGATCCGACCGGAGCGGTTGTGGACGCCGATGCCATTTACACCGACGTTTGGACCAGCATGGGGCAAGAAGTCGAAGCTGCCCAACGCCGAAAGGTGTTCGCTGACTTTCAAGTCAATTCGAAACTGATGGCGGCCGCCCCTTCGACGGCAAGAGTGCTACACTGCCTGCCCGCTGTCCGCGGACAAGAGATCACTGACGACGTAATCGACAGCAAGCAAAGCGATGTCATCATCCAAGCTGGAAATCGAATGCACGCGCAAAAGGCCTTGTTGGTCTGGATGCTCAACCGAGCTTGGGTCGACAAGCACGTGCCAGCTAGCTAG
- the rph gene encoding ribonuclease PH, translating to MRPHDQLREVSIEVGYLASNPASVLYKSGSTIVLCTASLETNVPPWLVGKGKGWVTAEYNMLPGSTSPRKKRERGGKVDGRTTEIQRLIGRSLRSVVDLEALGENSIVVDCDVLQADGGTRTASITGGFIALAIATQQAVPGSTIGNGPLKDSVAATSVGLIGEECKLDLDYELDFAADVDMNVVMTGSGRFVEIQGTGEEATFDDQQLAELLRLAKIGIAELTAQQIAALK from the coding sequence ATGCGTCCTCACGATCAACTCCGCGAAGTATCAATTGAAGTTGGCTACCTCGCCTCCAACCCTGCAAGTGTCCTTTATAAAAGCGGCAGCACCATTGTTCTGTGCACGGCTTCGCTTGAAACGAATGTTCCGCCGTGGCTGGTGGGGAAAGGGAAAGGTTGGGTGACAGCGGAGTACAATATGCTGCCCGGCAGCACCAGTCCGCGAAAGAAACGCGAACGTGGGGGCAAAGTGGATGGCCGTACCACGGAAATTCAGCGATTGATTGGCCGCAGCCTGCGAAGCGTCGTTGATCTCGAAGCGCTTGGCGAGAACTCGATCGTTGTTGACTGCGACGTGCTGCAAGCGGACGGTGGAACTCGCACCGCCTCGATCACAGGCGGTTTCATCGCACTGGCAATCGCGACCCAGCAAGCTGTTCCAGGATCGACCATCGGAAATGGACCATTGAAGGATTCCGTCGCTGCCACCAGCGTTGGGTTAATTGGCGAAGAATGTAAACTTGACCTCGATTACGAACTTGATTTTGCCGCTGACGTCGACATGAACGTGGTCATGACGGGTTCGGGACGATTTGTTGAAATCCAGGGCACCGGTGAAGAAGCGACGTTTGATGACCAACAACTTGCTGAACTGTTGCGACTGGCAAAGATCGGAATCGCGGAACTGACTGCTCAGCAAATTGCCGCTCTGAAGTAG
- a CDS encoding thymidine kinase — MAKLYFYFSAMNAGKSTILLQSSYNYRERGMNTLILAPEIDTRSGGKVVSRIGIEANAMTFNTADNLLSVVRSYHQQEPVHCVLLDEAQFLTRLQARQLCDVCDELDIPVLTYGIRTDFQGNLFPGSEALLAWADSLVELKTICHCGRKATMNMRIDANGFPIKDGNQVQIGGNDRYQAVCRKHFHEGLAQKSAEDLPLLGD, encoded by the coding sequence ATGGCGAAGCTGTACTTTTATTTTTCGGCAATGAATGCAGGCAAGTCAACGATCTTGCTGCAGTCGAGTTACAACTATCGCGAACGGGGCATGAACACATTGATCTTAGCTCCCGAGATCGATACGCGTTCAGGCGGAAAGGTCGTTTCACGCATTGGAATCGAAGCCAACGCGATGACTTTCAATACGGCCGACAACCTGCTTTCCGTCGTGCGTTCTTATCACCAGCAAGAGCCCGTGCATTGTGTTTTGCTCGACGAAGCCCAATTTCTGACTCGACTGCAAGCGCGCCAATTGTGCGACGTCTGCGATGAACTTGATATTCCCGTCCTAACGTATGGAATTCGCACCGATTTCCAGGGCAACTTATTCCCAGGCAGTGAGGCGTTGCTCGCCTGGGCGGATTCGCTCGTGGAACTGAAGACCATTTGCCATTGTGGCCGCAAAGCCACGATGAACATGCGAATCGACGCCAATGGCTTTCCGATCAAGGATGGCAATCAAGTTCAAATTGGTGGCAATGACCGCTATCAAGCTGTCTGCCGCAAACACTTTCACGAAGGGCTTGCGCAAAAGTCAGCCGAAGACTTACCGCTGCTCGGTGATTGA
- a CDS encoding glycoside hydrolase family 9 protein — MRLRKFNPRWCTLLPTLLAVAALLSPLASKQSLADDAVKIRSVISDLDQPFLFAYSAWNKKATVEDGKAVVRNTTNQGGAGFNLTLDLSQQGDASPAILVKSGKANQMKTVRLMLMNAAGQKPVWWFPMPPADDAWHWVTPVNGASLETPNAMEVETSEPLSLKQITQWQIIGDWAGGVPTDFEIDIIAIVDANQQMIAARQSYAQQIAAKITAERAAEEQLRKTYGERSALSPKVTRASLVAPNRIALEIQAGKMTNATYGRYQPNDEDQLEERKNDSGEVTELIVKRDGRVLGSLIGENREFLVTHEKVTGNPLLEFAADDRASYSIQIADGDTVEPIKVSRKTRVNAWAHGSNDVALHHTLYLELPDSIKPGSKVKLTFPALNTFETETTFVFDPNQLRSESVHVHQIGYRPDDPIKRAFVSCWLGNGGSLNQPKTIAFSIIDDATGKVMFRGEGGLHFPSTQTESMARTANFNGTDVAKLEFSEFSQPGRYRVVVDSVGCSFPFEIANDVWTRAWRTQLRGLYHNRSGIKIGPPHSDFRKPRDMHPDDGYRVTQSTYRAVEAGNEAFDKLVAGDTGEPVNGWGGYHDAGDWNPRRVTHMRVTMAMLEIYEQFSDRLNTFDLNIPKSSEMPDILAEAVFEFSCFHRLQHANGGVGMGLESKGDPLKFEVSWHNSFASYAYAPDYLASWCYASVAARLSRLLEPFDPKLAAEYLDSGKRAFDFAESDFAKDKAAGLIDGRDNTWIAIDYRNLAALELFRTTKDDVYHERFMENTSLKDDLPNLFRYAIAVQRDHAFAYASLPDELGDKNLKRKAVEAIERLAENALTYASKNAFNLTCCDQFKPQFLGFYSTADAYDLTRAHALTGKTKYLYGAVQATQFQSGCNPNNVVYTTGLGANPLQNVFKLDARFTGQKVPEGLTPYGNIDFQKWNDNGISWPIKWHLGKVTTPNPYAWPTHEAYWDLGGWPMLEEFTVDAWAPNVLVWGYLAMRNELPTSQ; from the coding sequence ATGAGATTGCGTAAGTTCAACCCGCGATGGTGCACATTGCTGCCGACACTCTTGGCCGTCGCGGCTCTGCTGAGTCCTTTGGCATCGAAACAATCGTTGGCCGATGATGCGGTCAAAATCCGTTCTGTTATCAGTGATTTGGATCAGCCGTTCTTGTTTGCCTACTCCGCATGGAACAAGAAGGCGACCGTCGAGGATGGCAAAGCCGTGGTTCGTAACACTACGAATCAAGGAGGGGCGGGCTTTAATCTGACGCTCGACCTGTCGCAACAAGGCGACGCTTCACCTGCGATTTTGGTGAAGTCAGGCAAAGCCAACCAGATGAAGACTGTACGATTGATGCTGATGAACGCCGCTGGTCAAAAACCAGTCTGGTGGTTCCCAATGCCGCCAGCCGACGACGCTTGGCACTGGGTCACACCCGTGAACGGCGCTTCGCTAGAAACCCCCAACGCCATGGAAGTGGAAACGAGCGAACCGCTGTCGTTGAAGCAAATTACCCAATGGCAAATCATAGGCGACTGGGCGGGCGGAGTACCCACCGACTTTGAAATCGACATCATTGCGATTGTCGATGCGAATCAACAGATGATCGCCGCTCGTCAATCTTATGCTCAACAAATTGCCGCGAAGATAACCGCAGAACGCGCCGCCGAAGAGCAATTGCGAAAAACCTATGGCGAGCGATCCGCCCTATCACCCAAAGTCACTCGCGCAAGCCTTGTTGCCCCGAACCGCATCGCTTTAGAGATCCAAGCTGGCAAAATGACCAACGCCACCTACGGTCGTTACCAACCTAATGATGAGGACCAGCTTGAAGAAAGAAAGAACGACTCGGGCGAAGTGACCGAATTGATAGTCAAACGTGATGGACGCGTGCTCGGATCGTTGATTGGAGAGAATCGAGAATTTCTTGTGACTCACGAAAAGGTGACGGGAAACCCGTTGCTGGAATTTGCGGCCGACGATCGAGCCAGCTATTCAATTCAGATTGCCGATGGGGACACTGTTGAGCCGATCAAGGTGTCACGAAAGACTCGTGTTAACGCATGGGCTCACGGATCTAACGACGTCGCACTTCATCACACGCTGTATCTCGAGTTACCGGATTCCATCAAGCCGGGATCCAAGGTCAAGCTGACCTTTCCTGCCTTAAATACCTTTGAAACCGAAACTACGTTCGTCTTCGATCCCAATCAACTGCGCAGCGAGTCCGTGCATGTTCATCAAATCGGTTATCGCCCCGATGATCCCATCAAGCGAGCTTTTGTCTCGTGCTGGCTTGGCAATGGCGGCTCGCTCAACCAACCCAAAACGATAGCGTTCTCGATCATCGACGACGCAACGGGCAAGGTGATGTTTCGTGGTGAAGGTGGCTTGCATTTCCCATCGACCCAAACGGAAAGTATGGCTCGGACGGCGAATTTCAACGGCACCGACGTCGCCAAGCTGGAATTCAGCGAGTTTTCCCAACCAGGACGCTATCGAGTCGTGGTCGACTCAGTCGGCTGTTCGTTTCCATTTGAAATTGCCAACGACGTTTGGACACGAGCATGGCGAACACAACTTCGAGGTCTCTATCACAATCGGTCTGGCATCAAAATTGGACCTCCTCACAGTGATTTTCGTAAACCAAGAGACATGCACCCGGATGATGGCTACCGGGTGACTCAGTCAACGTATCGAGCGGTGGAAGCCGGCAATGAGGCGTTTGACAAGTTGGTGGCTGGCGACACTGGCGAGCCGGTGAACGGATGGGGAGGATACCACGATGCGGGCGACTGGAACCCGCGAAGAGTCACCCACATGCGCGTGACAATGGCGATGCTGGAAATCTACGAGCAATTCAGCGATCGGCTTAATACTTTTGATCTGAACATTCCCAAGAGTTCAGAAATGCCCGACATCCTTGCGGAAGCCGTGTTTGAATTCTCGTGTTTCCATCGACTTCAACATGCTAACGGCGGAGTCGGAATGGGGCTGGAAAGCAAAGGGGATCCGCTTAAGTTCGAAGTAAGCTGGCACAACAGCTTTGCGAGCTATGCTTACGCACCCGACTACTTGGCGAGTTGGTGCTACGCATCCGTAGCGGCTCGACTTTCGCGACTGCTTGAGCCCTTTGACCCTAAACTGGCCGCCGAGTACCTCGACAGTGGAAAGCGAGCATTTGATTTCGCGGAATCTGATTTTGCCAAGGACAAAGCGGCTGGACTCATTGATGGACGGGACAACACGTGGATTGCAATTGACTATCGCAACTTAGCGGCGCTGGAACTCTTTCGCACCACCAAAGACGACGTGTACCACGAACGGTTCATGGAGAACACTTCGCTTAAGGATGACCTTCCGAATTTGTTCCGGTACGCAATCGCAGTCCAGCGCGACCATGCGTTTGCCTATGCCAGTTTGCCAGATGAACTCGGGGATAAGAACCTAAAGCGAAAAGCCGTTGAAGCGATTGAACGACTCGCGGAAAACGCCCTTACATACGCTTCAAAGAACGCTTTTAACCTTACATGTTGTGATCAGTTCAAACCGCAATTCCTGGGATTCTACAGCACAGCCGATGCTTACGATTTGACTCGGGCTCATGCTTTAACTGGCAAGACGAAGTATCTCTACGGTGCTGTTCAAGCAACTCAGTTTCAAAGCGGTTGCAATCCTAACAATGTTGTTTACACGACCGGTCTTGGTGCAAATCCACTGCAAAACGTTTTCAAACTCGACGCGCGTTTCACGGGCCAGAAGGTTCCCGAAGGTCTGACGCCTTACGGCAACATTGATTTCCAAAAGTGGAATGACAACGGAATCTCTTGGCCGATCAAGTGGCATCTAGGAAAGGTCACAACTCCGAATCCCTACGCCTGGCCGACTCACGAAGCGTATTGGGATTTGGGGGGATGGCCGATGCTCGAAGAATTTACCGTCGATGCCTGGGCGCCCAACGTGTTGGTCTGGGGTTACCTGGCAATGCGGAATGAATTGCCAACAAGCCAGTAG